The following proteins are encoded in a genomic region of Anas acuta chromosome 28, bAnaAcu1.1, whole genome shotgun sequence:
- the DCAF8 gene encoding DDB1- and CUL4-associated factor 8 isoform X3, protein MSDRGGSMDGKTDIVNGSLSSSPEEMSAEEGRETSSGIEVEASDLSLSLTGDDGGPTRTSAESRDTDTESSGEEKDSDSMDDTGHYSITEESRALERSHSEEEEEEEEEEQRAHRRAQRKRANHEQDSSDDEQALEDWVSSETTALPQPRWQAVHALRERELGSSSRFVYEACGARVFVQRFRLQHGLEGHTGCVNTLHFNQRGTWLASGSDDLKVVVWDWVRRQPVLEFESGHKSNVFQAKFLPNSGDSTLAMCARDGQVRVAELSATQCCKNTKRVAQHKGASHKLALEPDSPCTFLSAGEDAVVFTIDLRQDRPASKLVVTKEKEKKVGLYTIYVNPANTYQFAVGGRDQFVRIYDQRKIDENENNGVLKKFCPHHLVNSESKANITCLVYSHDGSELLASYNDEDIYLFNSSHSDGAEYIKRYKGHRNNATVKGVNFYGPKSEFVVSGSDCGHIFLWEKSSCQIVQFMEGDKGGVVNCLEPHPHLPVLATSGLDHDVKIWAPTAENPTELTGLKEVIKKNKLERDEDSLHHTDMFDSHMLWFLMHHLRQRRHHRQRRREPGAPDGDSDDSPSSSDSSDEEEEGPDRVQCMPS, encoded by the exons ATGTCGGACAGGGGGGGCAGCATGGACGGGAAGACAGACATCGTCAACG GCAGCTTGTCCAGCAGCCCCGAGGAGATGTCAGCCGAGGAAGGCCGAGAAACCTCCTCGGGCATCGAGGTGGAGGCCTCCGACCTCAGCCTCAGCCTGACGGGGGACGACGGGGGGCCCACCCGCACCAGCGCCGAGAGCCGGGACACGGACACGGAGAGCTCGGGGGAGGAGAAGGACTCGGACAGCATGGACGACACCGGGCACTACTCCATCACCGAGGAGAGCCGGGCCCTGGAGCGCTCGCACtcggaggaggaagaggaggaggaggaggaagagcagcgCGCCCACCGCCGCGCCCAGCGCAAGCGCGCCAACCACGAGCAAGACTCCTCGGACGACGAGCAGGCGCTGGAGGACTGGGTGTCCTCGGAGACCACggcgctgccccagccccgctggcAGGCCGTGCACGCCCTGCGCGAGAGGGAGCTGGGCTCCAGCTCCCGCTTCGTCTACGAGGCCTGCGGCGCCCGCGTCTTCGTGCAGCGCTTCCGCCTGCAGCACGGGCTGGAGGGCCACACGGGCTGCGTCAACACCCTGCACTTTAACCAGCGCGGCACCTGGCTGGCCAGCGGCAGCGACGACCTCAAGGTGGTGGTGTGGGACTGGGTCCGCCGCCAGCCGGTGCTGGAGTTCGAGAGCGGACACAAGAGCAACGTCTTccag GCCAAGTTCCTCCCCAACAGCGGCGACTCCACGCTAGCCATGTGTGCCCGCGACGGCCAGGTCCGCGTGGCCGAGCTCTCCGCCACCCAGTGCTGCAAAAACACCAAGCGCGTGGCGCAGCACAAAGGAGCCTCGCACAAG CTGGCCCTAGAACCGGATTCTCCATGCACTTTCCTATCAGCAGGTGAAGATGCTGTAGTCTTCACCATTGATCTGCGGCAAGACCGGCCTGCCTC GAAACTGGTTGtgacaaaggaaaaggagaagaaagtggGTCTGTACACCATCTACGTGAACCCAGCGAACACCTACCAGTTTGCTGTGGGAGGCAGAGATCAGTTTGTGAG GATCTACGACCAGCGGAAGATAGACGAGAACGAGAACAACGGCGTGCTGAAGAAGTTCTGCCCCCACCACTTG GTAAACAGCGAGTCCAAAGCCAACATCACCTGCCTCGTGTACAGCCACGATGGCTCGG AGCTGTTGGCCAGCTACAACGACGAGGACATCTATCTCTTCAACTCCTCGCACAGCGACGGGGCCGAGTACATCAAGAGATACAAGGGACACCGCAACAACGCCACGG TGAAAGGCGTCAATTTTTACGGCCCAAAAAGCGAGTTCGTGGTGAGCGGCAGCGACTGCGGCCACATCTTCCTGTGGGAGAAATCGTCCTGCCAGATCGTGCAGTTCATGGAGGGCGACAAGGGCGGCGTG gtgaaCTGCCTGGAGCCTCACCCCCACCTCCCCGTCCTGGCCACCAGCGGCCTCGACCACGACGTCAAAATTTGGGCCCCCACAGCCGAGAACCCCACGGAGCTCACGGGCCTCAAGGAG GTGATCAAGAAGAACAAACTGGAGCGGGACGAGGACAGCCTGCACCACACCGACATGTTCGACAGCCACATGCTCTGGTTCCTCATGCACCACCTCCGACAGCGGCGTCACCACCGG cagcgccGACGGGAGCCCGGGGCGCCGGACGGGGACTCGGACGATTCCCCCAGCTCCTCCGACAGCTcggatgaggaggaggaaggcccgGACCGGGTGCAGTGCATGCCCTcgtga
- the PEX19 gene encoding LOW QUALITY PROTEIN: peroxisomal biogenesis factor 19 (The sequence of the model RefSeq protein was modified relative to this genomic sequence to represent the inferred CDS: deleted 1 base in 1 codon) — translation MAAEPGQEPDPDRELEELLESALDDFDKARPAAPPPATTAAPGTPGSTEKSPSATAKDSLFASQEKFFQELFEGELASQATAEFEKAMRELAEEEPHLVEQFQKLSEAAGRVGGDAASQQEFTSCLKETLSGLAKNATDLQGSAASDEELAKALEGLGLEEGGGEGGVLPVMQSLLQHLLSKEVLYPSLKEITEKYPEWLREQRAVLPAAQYERYRAQLGVMARICRHLEAEGSEEGAGARRERFEAVLELMQQLQELGHPPKELAGDAPPGLNLDLEGLSLPEGGGGAVPADVTGTWGHRDGPPGWGHPPPPVISL, via the exons ATGGCGGCGGAGCCGGGGCAGGAGCCGGACCCCGaccgggagctggaggagctgctggaga GCGCCCTCGATGACTTCGATAAAGCCaggcccgccgcccccccccccgccaccacCGCC GCCCCGGGGACCCCTGGCAGCACCGAGAAATCCCCCAGCGCCACCGCCAAG GACTCGCTGTTCGCCTCGCAGGAGAAGTTCTTCCAGGAGCTGTTTGAGGGCGAGCTGGCCTCGCAGGCCACGGCCGAGTTCGAGAAGGCCATGAGGGAGCTGGCCGAGGAGGAGCCGCACCTGGTGGAGCAGTTCCAGAAGCTCTCGGAGGCGGCGGGGAGAGTGG GCGGGGACGCGGCGTCGCAGCAGGAATTCACCTCGTGCCTGAAGGAGACGCTGAGCGGGCTGGCCAAAAACGCCACCGACCTGCAG gGCTCGGCGGCCTCGGACGAGGAGCTGGCGAAGGcgctggaggggctggggctggaggagggcggcggggagggcggcGTGCTGCCCGTCatgcagagcctgctgcagcacctgctgtCCAAGGAGGTGCTGTACCCCTCCCTCAAGGAGATCACCGagaag TACCCCGAGTGGCTGCGGGAGCAGCGGGCGGTGCTGCCGGCGGCGCAGTACGAGCGGTACCGGGCGCAGCTGGGGGTGATGGCGCGGATCTGCCGGCACCTGGAGGCCGAGGGCAGCGAGGAGGGCGCGGGGGCCAGGAGGGAGCGATTCGAGGCCGTGCTGGAGCTCATGCAGCAG ctgcaggagctgggtcaCCCCCCCAAGGAGCTGGCTGGGGACGCG ccccccggcctcAACCTGGACCTGGAGGGGCTGAGCCTgcccgaggggggggggggagcagtgCCGGCTGATGtgacggggacatggggacaccgggacgGCCCCCCCGGATGGGgacatcccccccccccggtcatTAGCCTCTAA
- the DCAF8 gene encoding DDB1- and CUL4-associated factor 8 isoform X1 — translation MFHLGRGATSERGGGALVPVPAPASAPSLSLQGQRDVGQGGQHGREDRHRQRLSSSPEEMSAEEGRETSSGIEVEASDLSLSLTGDDGGPTRTSAESRDTDTESSGEEKDSDSMDDTGHYSITEESRALERSHSEEEEEEEEEEQRAHRRAQRKRANHEQDSSDDEQALEDWVSSETTALPQPRWQAVHALRERELGSSSRFVYEACGARVFVQRFRLQHGLEGHTGCVNTLHFNQRGTWLASGSDDLKVVVWDWVRRQPVLEFESGHKSNVFQAKFLPNSGDSTLAMCARDGQVRVAELSATQCCKNTKRVAQHKGASHKLALEPDSPCTFLSAGEDAVVFTIDLRQDRPASKLVVTKEKEKKVGLYTIYVNPANTYQFAVGGRDQFVRIYDQRKIDENENNGVLKKFCPHHLVNSESKANITCLVYSHDGSELLASYNDEDIYLFNSSHSDGAEYIKRYKGHRNNATVKGVNFYGPKSEFVVSGSDCGHIFLWEKSSCQIVQFMEGDKGGVVNCLEPHPHLPVLATSGLDHDVKIWAPTAENPTELTGLKEVIKKNKLERDEDSLHHTDMFDSHMLWFLMHHLRQRRHHRQRRREPGAPDGDSDDSPSSSDSSDEEEEGPDRVQCMPS, via the exons ATGTTTCATTTAGGGAGAGGGGCCACGAGCGagcgaggggggggggctctggtccctgtcccagctccagcttctgctccctccctctccctccaggGGCAGCGAGATGTCGGACAGGGGGGGCAGCATGGACGGGAAGACAGACATCGTCAACG CTTGTCCAGCAGCCCCGAGGAGATGTCAGCCGAGGAAGGCCGAGAAACCTCCTCGGGCATCGAGGTGGAGGCCTCCGACCTCAGCCTCAGCCTGACGGGGGACGACGGGGGGCCCACCCGCACCAGCGCCGAGAGCCGGGACACGGACACGGAGAGCTCGGGGGAGGAGAAGGACTCGGACAGCATGGACGACACCGGGCACTACTCCATCACCGAGGAGAGCCGGGCCCTGGAGCGCTCGCACtcggaggaggaagaggaggaggaggaggaagagcagcgCGCCCACCGCCGCGCCCAGCGCAAGCGCGCCAACCACGAGCAAGACTCCTCGGACGACGAGCAGGCGCTGGAGGACTGGGTGTCCTCGGAGACCACggcgctgccccagccccgctggcAGGCCGTGCACGCCCTGCGCGAGAGGGAGCTGGGCTCCAGCTCCCGCTTCGTCTACGAGGCCTGCGGCGCCCGCGTCTTCGTGCAGCGCTTCCGCCTGCAGCACGGGCTGGAGGGCCACACGGGCTGCGTCAACACCCTGCACTTTAACCAGCGCGGCACCTGGCTGGCCAGCGGCAGCGACGACCTCAAGGTGGTGGTGTGGGACTGGGTCCGCCGCCAGCCGGTGCTGGAGTTCGAGAGCGGACACAAGAGCAACGTCTTccag GCCAAGTTCCTCCCCAACAGCGGCGACTCCACGCTAGCCATGTGTGCCCGCGACGGCCAGGTCCGCGTGGCCGAGCTCTCCGCCACCCAGTGCTGCAAAAACACCAAGCGCGTGGCGCAGCACAAAGGAGCCTCGCACAAG CTGGCCCTAGAACCGGATTCTCCATGCACTTTCCTATCAGCAGGTGAAGATGCTGTAGTCTTCACCATTGATCTGCGGCAAGACCGGCCTGCCTC GAAACTGGTTGtgacaaaggaaaaggagaagaaagtggGTCTGTACACCATCTACGTGAACCCAGCGAACACCTACCAGTTTGCTGTGGGAGGCAGAGATCAGTTTGTGAG GATCTACGACCAGCGGAAGATAGACGAGAACGAGAACAACGGCGTGCTGAAGAAGTTCTGCCCCCACCACTTG GTAAACAGCGAGTCCAAAGCCAACATCACCTGCCTCGTGTACAGCCACGATGGCTCGG AGCTGTTGGCCAGCTACAACGACGAGGACATCTATCTCTTCAACTCCTCGCACAGCGACGGGGCCGAGTACATCAAGAGATACAAGGGACACCGCAACAACGCCACGG TGAAAGGCGTCAATTTTTACGGCCCAAAAAGCGAGTTCGTGGTGAGCGGCAGCGACTGCGGCCACATCTTCCTGTGGGAGAAATCGTCCTGCCAGATCGTGCAGTTCATGGAGGGCGACAAGGGCGGCGTG gtgaaCTGCCTGGAGCCTCACCCCCACCTCCCCGTCCTGGCCACCAGCGGCCTCGACCACGACGTCAAAATTTGGGCCCCCACAGCCGAGAACCCCACGGAGCTCACGGGCCTCAAGGAG GTGATCAAGAAGAACAAACTGGAGCGGGACGAGGACAGCCTGCACCACACCGACATGTTCGACAGCCACATGCTCTGGTTCCTCATGCACCACCTCCGACAGCGGCGTCACCACCGG cagcgccGACGGGAGCCCGGGGCGCCGGACGGGGACTCGGACGATTCCCCCAGCTCCTCCGACAGCTcggatgaggaggaggaaggcccgGACCGGGTGCAGTGCATGCCCTcgtga
- the DCAF8 gene encoding DDB1- and CUL4-associated factor 8 isoform X2 — translation MFHLGRGATSERGGGALVPVPAPASAPSLSLQGQRDVGQGGQHGREDRHRQRLSSSPEEMSAEEGRETSSGIEVEASDLSLSLTGDDGGPTRTSAESRDTDTESSGEEKDSDSMDDTGHYSITEESRALERSHSEEEEEEEEEEQRAHRRAQRKRANHEQDSSDDEQALEDWVSSETTALPQPRWQAVHALRERELGSSSRFVYEACGARVFVQRFRLQHGLEGHTGCVNTLHFNQRGTWLASGSDDLKVVVWDWVRRQPVLEFESGHKSNVFQAKFLPNSGDSTLAMCARDGQVRVAELSATQCCKNTKRVAQHKGASHKLALEPDSPCTFLSAGEDAVVFTIDLRQDRPASKLVVTKEKEKKVGLYTIYVNPANTYQFAVGGRDQFVRIYDQRKIDENENNGVLKKFCPHHLVNSESKANITCLVYSHDGSELLASYNDEDIYLFNSSHSDGAEYIKRYKGHRNNATVKGVNFYGPKSEFVVSGSDCGHIFLWEKSSCQIVQFMEGDKGGVVNCLEPHPHLPVLATSGLDHDVKIWAPTAENPTELTGLKEVIKKNKLERDEDSLHHTDMFDSHMLWFLMHHLRQRRHHRRRREPGAPDGDSDDSPSSSDSSDEEEEGPDRVQCMPS, via the exons ATGTTTCATTTAGGGAGAGGGGCCACGAGCGagcgaggggggggggctctggtccctgtcccagctccagcttctgctccctccctctccctccaggGGCAGCGAGATGTCGGACAGGGGGGGCAGCATGGACGGGAAGACAGACATCGTCAACG CTTGTCCAGCAGCCCCGAGGAGATGTCAGCCGAGGAAGGCCGAGAAACCTCCTCGGGCATCGAGGTGGAGGCCTCCGACCTCAGCCTCAGCCTGACGGGGGACGACGGGGGGCCCACCCGCACCAGCGCCGAGAGCCGGGACACGGACACGGAGAGCTCGGGGGAGGAGAAGGACTCGGACAGCATGGACGACACCGGGCACTACTCCATCACCGAGGAGAGCCGGGCCCTGGAGCGCTCGCACtcggaggaggaagaggaggaggaggaggaagagcagcgCGCCCACCGCCGCGCCCAGCGCAAGCGCGCCAACCACGAGCAAGACTCCTCGGACGACGAGCAGGCGCTGGAGGACTGGGTGTCCTCGGAGACCACggcgctgccccagccccgctggcAGGCCGTGCACGCCCTGCGCGAGAGGGAGCTGGGCTCCAGCTCCCGCTTCGTCTACGAGGCCTGCGGCGCCCGCGTCTTCGTGCAGCGCTTCCGCCTGCAGCACGGGCTGGAGGGCCACACGGGCTGCGTCAACACCCTGCACTTTAACCAGCGCGGCACCTGGCTGGCCAGCGGCAGCGACGACCTCAAGGTGGTGGTGTGGGACTGGGTCCGCCGCCAGCCGGTGCTGGAGTTCGAGAGCGGACACAAGAGCAACGTCTTccag GCCAAGTTCCTCCCCAACAGCGGCGACTCCACGCTAGCCATGTGTGCCCGCGACGGCCAGGTCCGCGTGGCCGAGCTCTCCGCCACCCAGTGCTGCAAAAACACCAAGCGCGTGGCGCAGCACAAAGGAGCCTCGCACAAG CTGGCCCTAGAACCGGATTCTCCATGCACTTTCCTATCAGCAGGTGAAGATGCTGTAGTCTTCACCATTGATCTGCGGCAAGACCGGCCTGCCTC GAAACTGGTTGtgacaaaggaaaaggagaagaaagtggGTCTGTACACCATCTACGTGAACCCAGCGAACACCTACCAGTTTGCTGTGGGAGGCAGAGATCAGTTTGTGAG GATCTACGACCAGCGGAAGATAGACGAGAACGAGAACAACGGCGTGCTGAAGAAGTTCTGCCCCCACCACTTG GTAAACAGCGAGTCCAAAGCCAACATCACCTGCCTCGTGTACAGCCACGATGGCTCGG AGCTGTTGGCCAGCTACAACGACGAGGACATCTATCTCTTCAACTCCTCGCACAGCGACGGGGCCGAGTACATCAAGAGATACAAGGGACACCGCAACAACGCCACGG TGAAAGGCGTCAATTTTTACGGCCCAAAAAGCGAGTTCGTGGTGAGCGGCAGCGACTGCGGCCACATCTTCCTGTGGGAGAAATCGTCCTGCCAGATCGTGCAGTTCATGGAGGGCGACAAGGGCGGCGTG gtgaaCTGCCTGGAGCCTCACCCCCACCTCCCCGTCCTGGCCACCAGCGGCCTCGACCACGACGTCAAAATTTGGGCCCCCACAGCCGAGAACCCCACGGAGCTCACGGGCCTCAAGGAG GTGATCAAGAAGAACAAACTGGAGCGGGACGAGGACAGCCTGCACCACACCGACATGTTCGACAGCCACATGCTCTGGTTCCTCATGCACCACCTCCGACAGCGGCGTCACCACCGG cgccGACGGGAGCCCGGGGCGCCGGACGGGGACTCGGACGATTCCCCCAGCTCCTCCGACAGCTcggatgaggaggaggaaggcccgGACCGGGTGCAGTGCATGCCCTcgtga
- the DCAF8 gene encoding DDB1- and CUL4-associated factor 8 isoform X4, producing MSDRGGSMDGKTDIVNGSLSSSPEEMSAEEGRETSSGIEVEASDLSLSLTGDDGGPTRTSAESRDTDTESSGEEKDSDSMDDTGHYSITEESRALERSHSEEEEEEEEEEQRAHRRAQRKRANHEQDSSDDEQALEDWVSSETTALPQPRWQAVHALRERELGSSSRFVYEACGARVFVQRFRLQHGLEGHTGCVNTLHFNQRGTWLASGSDDLKVVVWDWVRRQPVLEFESGHKSNVFQAKFLPNSGDSTLAMCARDGQVRVAELSATQCCKNTKRVAQHKGASHKLALEPDSPCTFLSAGEDAVVFTIDLRQDRPASKLVVTKEKEKKVGLYTIYVNPANTYQFAVGGRDQFVRIYDQRKIDENENNGVLKKFCPHHLVNSESKANITCLVYSHDGSELLASYNDEDIYLFNSSHSDGAEYIKRYKGHRNNATVKGVNFYGPKSEFVVSGSDCGHIFLWEKSSCQIVQFMEGDKGGVVNCLEPHPHLPVLATSGLDHDVKIWAPTAENPTELTGLKEVIKKNKLERDEDSLHHTDMFDSHMLWFLMHHLRQRRHHRRRREPGAPDGDSDDSPSSSDSSDEEEEGPDRVQCMPS from the exons ATGTCGGACAGGGGGGGCAGCATGGACGGGAAGACAGACATCGTCAACG GCAGCTTGTCCAGCAGCCCCGAGGAGATGTCAGCCGAGGAAGGCCGAGAAACCTCCTCGGGCATCGAGGTGGAGGCCTCCGACCTCAGCCTCAGCCTGACGGGGGACGACGGGGGGCCCACCCGCACCAGCGCCGAGAGCCGGGACACGGACACGGAGAGCTCGGGGGAGGAGAAGGACTCGGACAGCATGGACGACACCGGGCACTACTCCATCACCGAGGAGAGCCGGGCCCTGGAGCGCTCGCACtcggaggaggaagaggaggaggaggaggaagagcagcgCGCCCACCGCCGCGCCCAGCGCAAGCGCGCCAACCACGAGCAAGACTCCTCGGACGACGAGCAGGCGCTGGAGGACTGGGTGTCCTCGGAGACCACggcgctgccccagccccgctggcAGGCCGTGCACGCCCTGCGCGAGAGGGAGCTGGGCTCCAGCTCCCGCTTCGTCTACGAGGCCTGCGGCGCCCGCGTCTTCGTGCAGCGCTTCCGCCTGCAGCACGGGCTGGAGGGCCACACGGGCTGCGTCAACACCCTGCACTTTAACCAGCGCGGCACCTGGCTGGCCAGCGGCAGCGACGACCTCAAGGTGGTGGTGTGGGACTGGGTCCGCCGCCAGCCGGTGCTGGAGTTCGAGAGCGGACACAAGAGCAACGTCTTccag GCCAAGTTCCTCCCCAACAGCGGCGACTCCACGCTAGCCATGTGTGCCCGCGACGGCCAGGTCCGCGTGGCCGAGCTCTCCGCCACCCAGTGCTGCAAAAACACCAAGCGCGTGGCGCAGCACAAAGGAGCCTCGCACAAG CTGGCCCTAGAACCGGATTCTCCATGCACTTTCCTATCAGCAGGTGAAGATGCTGTAGTCTTCACCATTGATCTGCGGCAAGACCGGCCTGCCTC GAAACTGGTTGtgacaaaggaaaaggagaagaaagtggGTCTGTACACCATCTACGTGAACCCAGCGAACACCTACCAGTTTGCTGTGGGAGGCAGAGATCAGTTTGTGAG GATCTACGACCAGCGGAAGATAGACGAGAACGAGAACAACGGCGTGCTGAAGAAGTTCTGCCCCCACCACTTG GTAAACAGCGAGTCCAAAGCCAACATCACCTGCCTCGTGTACAGCCACGATGGCTCGG AGCTGTTGGCCAGCTACAACGACGAGGACATCTATCTCTTCAACTCCTCGCACAGCGACGGGGCCGAGTACATCAAGAGATACAAGGGACACCGCAACAACGCCACGG TGAAAGGCGTCAATTTTTACGGCCCAAAAAGCGAGTTCGTGGTGAGCGGCAGCGACTGCGGCCACATCTTCCTGTGGGAGAAATCGTCCTGCCAGATCGTGCAGTTCATGGAGGGCGACAAGGGCGGCGTG gtgaaCTGCCTGGAGCCTCACCCCCACCTCCCCGTCCTGGCCACCAGCGGCCTCGACCACGACGTCAAAATTTGGGCCCCCACAGCCGAGAACCCCACGGAGCTCACGGGCCTCAAGGAG GTGATCAAGAAGAACAAACTGGAGCGGGACGAGGACAGCCTGCACCACACCGACATGTTCGACAGCCACATGCTCTGGTTCCTCATGCACCACCTCCGACAGCGGCGTCACCACCGG cgccGACGGGAGCCCGGGGCGCCGGACGGGGACTCGGACGATTCCCCCAGCTCCTCCGACAGCTcggatgaggaggaggaaggcccgGACCGGGTGCAGTGCATGCCCTcgtga